From the genome of Longispora fulva:
CGCCGCCGAGGTCGCCGACAGCCTGCACCACTACGTCACCGGCGCCTACCGCGACCTCATCGCCCACACCCCGCACTACCAGGCCTGGGCGGCCCGCAACTACGCGGTGCCGCGGCCGTAGGAGCCGAGGACCCACGGGAGCGTGACCCGCGCGTACTCCTCCGGCCGGGTCACGTGCGGGACGTGGCCGGCGCCCGCGTACACGTGGCGGACCGACTGGGGCAGGGCGGCGGCGATCCGGTCGAGGATCGGGGCGAACATCGGCGGACTATCGTCGCTGTGCGAAAGCAGGACCGGCCCGGTGTAGGACGCCAGCGCGTCGAGGTCGAGACCGAAGGCGTCCGGATCGCGGAGCTCGTCCAGGTGGGTCGGCGCGTTGTGGACGAACGTCTCCCGCACCCGCGGCGGCAGCAGCGCCCACCCGCCCGGCCCCAGCGCGACCATCTCGACGAACAGCTCCGCTGCCGCGGCGTCCTCGCCGGCCTCCAGCAGCGCGCGGACCGGCGACATCCGGGCGGTGGCGTCCGCCAGGTCAGGGCCGGCGAGCAGGCCCGTCCCCGGCGGCTCGTGCGCCGCGACGCCCCGCACCAGATCGGGGCGGGTGTGCGCGAGCCGCAGGGCGACGAGCCCGCCGAACGAGTTGCCGCAGACGAAGACCGGCGCCAGGTCCAGCGTCTCCACCAGCGCGGCGAGATCCGCCACGTCCTCGTGCACGGACCCCTGCCCGGGCGGGCGTTCGCTGCGGCTGTGGCCCCGCCGGTCGTACGACGCCACCCGGCAGTGCCCGACGAACAGCGAGGTGACCGGGACCCAGGTGTACCGGTCGGCCCACGAGCCGTGCACCAGCACCACCGTGGGGCCCGAGCCCTCGATGACATGGTCCAGCGAAACGCCGTTCACCCGAACACGCGGCACAGCGGCAGTCTATGCGGGCCACGGGCGCACCACGGCCGCCGCGCCGCCACCCCGGCGGCTACGTTCGGCCACCGCCTGCACCCGGCCGTCGCGGAGGAACTCCACCCCGGTCGCCGCGCCGATCTCCGGGTTCGCGGTGAAGACGTGCCCGAGCGCGGCCAGCCCGGCGGTCGGGAACCCCGGCTCGGCCTGGACAGAGGCGGTGTTGCGCTGGGTGGCGCGCGGCGCGTCGATCGCCTCGGGCAGGCCCATGCCCAGGTCGAGACGGTTGACGAGTACCTGCAGCACGGTCGTGATGATGGTCGAGCCACCCGGCGAGCCGGTCGCCAACAGCGGCCGGCCGTGCGACAACACGATGGTGGGGGCCATCGAGCTGCGCGGCCGCCGGCCCGGCCCGGGCAGGTTGGGGTCCGGAGCGCCGCCCTGGGTGGGGGCGAAGTTGAAGTCGGTCAACTCGTTGTTGAGCAGGAACCCCCGGCCCGGCACCACGATGCCGCTGCCGCCGGTCGCCTCGATCGTCAAGGTGTACTCGACCACGTTGCCCCACCGGTCGGCCACGGTCAGGTTGGTGGTGCCGAGATCCTGGATGTTGGGCTCGCCGACCGGGGCCGCCGCGCAGCCGCCGTAGGTTCCGTCGGGCACGCCGGGCGCGACCGGCTTGGGCAGGGCGCGCGCCGGGTCGATCCGGCACGCCCGCTCGGCGGCGAAGTCCGGGTTCAGCAGCTCGTCCAGGAGCGGTCGGGCGGTACGGTCCCCGACGTAACGGTTGCGGTCGGCGAACGCCAGCGCGCTGGCCTCCAGGTACCGGTGCAGCGCCAGCGTGCCCGGCAGGTGGGCGAGGTCCGAGCCGGCCAGGATGTTCAGCGCCTCGCCCGTGGTCGAGCCGCCGCTGGACGGGGTGGCCATGCCGTACACGTCGAGGCCCCGGTAGGTGACGTGGGTCGGGGCCGGCTGGTGGACGGCGTAGGCGTCAAGGTCGGACCGGCGCAATGTGCCGGGCCGGACCGGGTACGGCCACGGCGTCGCCGGGGATGTGGCGAGCGGCGGGTGCTGCACGGCACGCGCGATGTCACCGGCCAGCGCGCCCCGGTACAACGCGTCGGCCCCGTCGCGGGCCAGCAGCCGGTAGGTGCGGGCCAGGTCCGGGTTGCGGAACACCGAGCCGACGGCCGGCGGCTGCCCGCCCCGCAGGTACAGCGAGCTGGTCGAGTCGAACTGGGCGAACACCGCCCGGTTGGCCGCCACCTGGTCGGCGAACGTCTGGTCGACCACGAAGCCGCGGTCGGCGAGCCGGGCGGCGGGCAGCAGCGCGTCGTCGAGGTCGGTGGTCCCCCACCGCTCCAGCGCCGTCTCCCAGGTCTGTGGTGTGCCGGGCACGCCGACGGACAGGCCGCTGACCCGGGCCTCGTCGAACGCGTACGGCTTGCCGGTCGCCGGGTTCACGAACGCCGTCTCCGTGGTGGCGGCCGGTGCCGTCTCGCGGCCGTCGAGAGTGTGGACGGTGCGGTGCCGGGCGTCGTAGTACACCAGGAATCCGCCGCCACCGACCCCGGCGGAGAACGGCTCGGTGACCCCGAGCGCCGCGGCCGCTGCGACGGCGGCGTCCACCGCGTTGCCGCCGTCGCGCAGCACGTCCAGGGCGATCCGGGTGGCGTCGGCGTCCACGGTGGCCACCGCCCCGCCGTAGCCGACGGCGACCGGCGACTTGCCCGGTGGGGCGGCCAGTGCGGGGTCGGGTGCCAGGACGGCGGTGGCGAGCAGGGCCAGGGCGGTGACGGTGCGCACTCTCACGGGACCTCCAGGGTCGAGACGATGCCTGTCCTGGATACCCGATCTGGATGATCCAGACAATGACCCCGAACCACAACCCTGTCTTCTATGGACACTCAACGTTCAACACCTATTGAATGATGGGGTCCGACGTTGCTACGCTCGCCCGACACATCCCCCCAGAGCGGAGATTCCCATGAAGTCTCGCTTGCGTTCCGTGCTCGTCGGCCTCGCCGCAGGTGTCGTCGCGGCGACATCGCTCACCCTCAGCTCCGCCTCACCCGCCGCGGCCTTCGGGGGCGAGACGTTCGGCTGCCGCATCGCACCGGGCACGATCTTCACCTGGAGCCAGTACTGCAACAACAGCGTGCCCGCGAGCACCTACAACGTGGCGTTCCAGGTCTTCGGCTCCGGCTCCTACACGTACTCGTGGAGCATCAGCGGGCCGTACACGTCCGTCATCACCGGCTGCACCTCGACCTCGCCGGCCTGCGCGGTCTCCGTCCCGGGCGGCATGTTCGACAGCGAGATCTACGCCACGGTCACCTACTCGCAGGGCGGCGAGAGCGCGACACGGTCCTCGGTCGCGATCCTCAACGCGTACTGCGGCAGCTACCTCTGCTAGTCGCGCACCGGTAGCGGACCACGGGGGCGTGTCCACCCGGCCTGCCGGCACGGCACGGACACGACAGGGAACCGGGGAGCCGGCGCACAGGACCGCGCCGGCTCCCCCGCCCAACCGTCACCAGTGAGTCGGATCAGGTGCGGTGGTTCTGGGTGGGGATCGCCGCGTGGGCCTGGGCCAGGACCAGGTAGCCCTCCCCGTTGGCCTTGATCAGGGACCGCTCGTCCTCGGTCAACTCCCGCTTCACCTTCGCCGGCACCCCCGCCACCAGCGACCCCGCCGGCACCACCATCCCCTGCGGCACCACAGCCCCGGCGGCGATCAGCGAACCCTCGCCGATGTGCGCGCCGTTGAGCACCGTCGCGCTCATCCCGACCAGGACGTCGTCCTCGACGACGCAGCCGTGCAGGACGGCGTTGTGTCCGACCGTGATCCGGTCGCCGAGCACCGCCGGAAAGCTGGGGTCGCTGTGCACCGTGCAGTTGTCCTGGATATTGGTGTCGGCGCCGATCGTGATGGACTCGGCGTCGCCGCGCAGGACCGCGCCGTACCAGACGCTCGCGCCGGGGCCGATCGTGACCGCGCCGAGGACGACGGCGGTGGGGGCGACGAAGGCCGTCGGGTCGACGGCGGGCTCGCGGCCAGCGACGGCGGCGATCAGGGGGCCGGTCATGCTGCTCCATCCGTGGGAGGGGTGGGTGCGGACGCACCCTGCCGCCACATTCTGCGGGTACCGGGCGCGACGGTGGATCATGGGGGTGTCCCCGGTGTTTGTCGGCCCGACCTCCCGGGTAGAGAGGCCACGGGGAGGTGGGGACATGGACGCGTTGACCGCGATCACCCGCGACCACGAGCGGCTCACGAAGCTGATGCGCTGTCTGCGGGACCACGAGGCCGAGCCGGTGACCGTCATGGCGGAGCTGCGGGCCCGACTGTCGGCGCACACCGCCGCGGAGGAGGAGCAGATCTACGGCACCCTGCTGGGCATGGACGCCGCCGAGGAGTACGCGGTGGCGCACGGGATCACCGAGCACCGCGACGTCGAGAACAGGCTTGCCGCCGCCCAGGCGGCGGTCGGCACCGCCGGGTTCGACACCCTGGTGGCCGAGTTCGTCGACGCCGTCACGCTGCACATCCGCGAGGAGGAGTCCCGGATCCTGCCGGACCTGGCCCGCGAGGTGTCCGACGAGCGGCTCGAACACCTCGGGGTGCTGTTCGAGGACCGGCGGCGGTCCGAGCTCGACGAGGCCGGCTTCGGCTACTCGGCCGGCTGAGACCGCACCGGGTCCGCCGGATCTTCCGAGGAGGCCCGGCGCATCAGGGTGCCCGGCCGCCCACGGAAGGCAACCGGCCAGGCCGGTCAGTAGCCGGTGGGGCGGACCAGGCCGGTCTCGTACGCGAAGACCGCCGCCTGGGTCCGGTCCCGCAGCCCCAGCTTGACCAGGATCCGGCTCACGTGCGTCTTCACCGTCTGCTCGGCCACCACCAGCCCCGTGGCGATCTCCGCGTTCGACAGGCCCTGGGCGATCAGCGACAACACCTCGGTCTCGCGTTCGGTCAGGTCACCGACCCTGTCCTTCAGCGGGGCCCGGGGCGCGCCGGCGATCCGGGAGAACTCCGCGATCAACCGCTTGGTGATGTTCGGCGCGAGCAGGGCGTCCCCGGCGGCCACGACCCGGACCGCCTGGGCGAGTTCGGCCGCCGAGGCGTCCTTGAGGAGGAAACCGGAGGCGCCGGCGCGCAGCGCCTCGTACACGTACTCGTCGAGGTCGAAGGTTGTCAGCACCAGGACCTTCACCGTGGCCTCGGCCGGGCCGGTGATCCGGCGGGTGGCCTCGATCCCGCCGAGTTCCGGCATCCGGATGTCCATCAGCACGACGTCGGGAGCCAGTTCCGCGACCTGGGCGACGGCGTCGAGCCCGTTGACGGCCTGGCCGACGACCTCGATGCCGGGCTCGGCGTTAAGCAGCACCGTGAAGCCCTGGCGGACCATCATCTGGTCGTCGGCGATCAGGACCCGGATCGGCGTCATGGGGTGTCCTCGGGGGTGGGCCTCGTGGGCAGGAACGCCGTGACCTCGTAGCCGCCGTCGGGGGTGGGGCCGGCCGTCAGGCCCCCGCCCAGCATGCTGGTGCGTTCGCGCATGCCGAGCAGGCCGTGCCCGGCGCCCGACGAGGGCGGGGCCGGCCGGTCCGGCGCGGTGTTGGCGACCCAGACGGTCAGGTTGTTCGGGTGGTAGGTGACCCCGACCAGGACCGGGGCGCCGGGCGCGTGCCGCATCGCGTTGCTCAGCGCCTCCTGCACGATCCGGTACGCCGTCAACTCCACTCCGGGCGACAGCGGGCGCGGCTCGCCGTGGGTCACGGCGGTGACCGTCAGGCCGGCGGCCCGGACGTTGCGGACCAGCTCGTCGAGGCGGTCGAGGGTGGGCTGCGGGGCGTCCTCGGCGGGGGACTCCTCGGAGCGCAGCACGCCCAGTACCCGGCGGAGTTCGTTGAGGGCCTCCACCGCGTTGCGCCGGATGCCGGCGGCGTTGTCGAGGAGTTCCTGGGGCGGGTCCTTGACCAGGTGCGGGGTGACCTGGGCCTGGATGGAGATGACGGACATGTGGTGGGCGACGACGTCGTGCAGTTCGCGGGCGATCCGGCTACGTTCCTCCAGCAGGGTGCGCCGGCCCCGTTCCTCGGCGGTGAGTCCGGCCTGCACGAGCAGTTGACCCCTGGCCACCCGGCGACCGCGCATCGCGGTGCCGAGGACCACTGCCGCCCCGAGGACCACGATCGCCTTGCCCACGTCGGAGTTGCGGCCCGGGGAACCGAACGCGACGCACAGTTGTCCGAGCAGGACGCTGATCGCCAGCGCGGCGACCGCCGACCGGGGGCGGACCCGCAGCGCCAGCAGGAACAACACGGCGGCGTGCACGGCCAGCGCGGGGAAGGTCCACGGGAAGACCGGGTTCGTGCTCCCGATCGCGTGGCCGTACTCGGTGGTCATGACCAGCGGAAACACAGTGTCCGGCGGCATCTTGGACTCGGTGACCCACGCGCCGATCACGACCGTGAAGGTGACCGCCCACCAGGCCGCCGCGGGTCGGACGGTCCCGACGACGAGCGCGACGCACGCGGCGCCGATGAGCAACAGGCCGGTGTCCATGTCCGGCGCGCCCAGCTGGTGCGCGGACAGGCTCGCGCCCTCGGTGATGAACGCCACGACGGCGAACAGCACCACCAGAACGTGCGGCAGCCGGGCGATCCACCGGGGCCGCAGCGGCGGCAGCGGGTCGACGGCGGTCGTCCACAGGTCCTCGCGCAGGACGCCGGGCAGCTCACGCAGGGCCGCCAGCAGCCGCCGCGTCTCCGTCGCACCCTCCCCCGTCACAAGATCACCCTATAGGTGGCGCGGTCGGGGTCAGCCAGGGTCCGGTCCACGGTGGCGATCCTCCACTTTCCCGAACATTCTCCGGAGATTGTCTTGAGTACCCGAAAAGCTTGCGGTCACTAGGGTGTCGCGCAACAACCATGGCCAACAACCCCTTGGGCCATGGGCACACGCACCGGGGAGACTTCATGCGCCTCACCCATCGGGCGGCCCGCCTCGCGGCCGTCACCAGCACCCTCGTCCTCGCCCTCGGCGTCGTCAGCGGCAGCGTCGCCCAGGCGCGCACCCCGTCGGCCAACACCGCCTGCGGACCGTCCTCGACCCTGCGGCAGCGCGCGGGCACCACCAGCACCGAACGCGGCCAGCTCACCCCGGCCCAGGCCCGCGAGCACGAGGCCCGGACCGCCGAGCTGCTCGCCACGCGGGGCGTGGCGGCCCACGCCGTGGCGGCCACCGTGACCGTGCCGACCATCGTGCACGTCATCATGAAGGACACGACCCGGGCGGGCGGCAACATGCCCGACGCGATGATCACGGACCAGATCACGGTGATGAACCAGGCCTTCGCCAGCCACGGCTTCCAGTTCACGCTGACGAAGACCACCCGGACCGTGAACAGCCGGTGGTACGACATGGACAAGCGCAGCGCCGAGTCCGCCGCCAAGAAGGCCCTGCACGAGGGCGGCATGGGCACCCTCAACCTGTACGTGACCGGCCTGGGCACCAACCTCGGATATGCGTACCTGCCGGGCACCGCCCCCAGCCTCGCCTACGACGGCGTCGTCATCCTCAACGAGTCCATCCCCGGCGGCACGGCCGTCAACTACAACGAGGGCGACTCCGCCACGCACGAGACCGGCCACTGGCTGGGGCTCTACCACACGTTCGACGGCGGGTGCGCCGCCCCGGGCGACTACGTGGACGACACCCCGGCCGAGGCCAGCTCCGCGAGCGGCTGCCCGGCGGGCCGCGACACCTGCACCTCGACCGGCGTGGACCCGATCCACAACTTCATGGACTACTCCTACGACCCGTGCATGTACGAGTTCACCCCGGGCCAGGGCGCCCGGATGCGCGCGCAGTGGGCGGCGTACCGGGCATAGGCCGGGCCCCGGCGGGTTTCCCACCCGCCGGGGCTCCCTACAGCGGCGCGGGCAGCGGTTCGGCATGCAGGATGTCCAGGGTGCTGACGGCGCGGGTGAGCACGACGTACAACCGGTGCAGGCCGCGGGACTCCGCTGCGGCGATCCGACCCGGTTCGACCACGATCACGGAGTCGAACTCCAGGCCCTTGGCCAGGCCCGCCGGCACGCAGACCAGCTGGCCGGACTCCAGCGCGTCCTCGTCCCGGCCCAACAGCGCCGCCTCGACGCCCGCGGCCAGCAACACCTCGTGCAGGGCGGCGATGTCCGCGTCCGCGGCGATCAGGCCGACCGAACCCTCGTCGGCGAGCCGGTCCCGGCATGCCCGGAGCACGTCCTCGCGCAGAGCGGTGCTCGCCGTGACCCGCAGCGCCCCGGAGGCCTGGCGCACGGAGACCGGCGAGGCCAGCCCGGGCGCGATGGCCGGCAGCAGGCGCGCGGCGTACTCGATGATCTGCGCCGGCACCCGGAAACCCCGGTCGAGGGCCGTCAGCCGGATGTCGGGCTTGCCGAAGTGGTCCAGCAGGGCCGGCCAGTCGTCGGCGGCCCACGCGCTGGTGCCCTGGGCGATGTCGCCGAGCACGGTGAGGGATCCGGTGACGCAGCGGCGGCCGAGCGCCCGGCACTGCATCGGGCTGAGGTCCTGGGCCTCGTCGACCATGACGTGGCTCAGCGACGCGGTGCGGTCGATCAGGCCGGCCAGCTCGTCGAGCAGGACCGTGTCGGCGGCGGACCACTTCGCCGACTTCGCCGACCGGTACGGCTTCGCCCACCGCAGCGTCGCCTGCTCCTCGGCCGTGAACAGCCCCTCGGCCGCCGGCCCCGGGTCCGTCAGCACCCCGAACAGCACCTGCTCCGGGGTGAGCTTGGGCCACACGGCGTCGAGGAGCTGGCGGACCGGCTTGGACCGCGCCACCGCGGCCAGGTCCCGGTCGTCGGGGGACGCACCGCGGCGTTCCATCTGCTTCAGGACCAGGTTGGCCAGGCGCTGGGCGAGTCCGGCGCGGCCGGGCCCGTAGCGGGTGCCGCCGCGCAGGTCGGCGACCGTGCGGGCCAGGTCGTCGCGGTACACCCGGTGCCGGGTGCCGCCGTGCACGTAGACCAGGTCCTCGTCGGGTTCGCCGATGTGGGCCCACAGCGCGCCGCGGAGCACCTCGGCCATCCGCGCGTCGCCCTTGAGCCGGGCGGCACCGTCGGTGTCCGTACCGGTCACGGGGCGGTCGAGGAGTTCGTCGACGGTCTTGTGCACGACGGAGACCTCGCCCAACGCCGGCAGCACGTGCCGGATGTAGCCGAGGAAGGACCGGTTCGGGCCGACGACCGTCACGCCGCCGGTGAGACGGTTGGGCTCGGTGTAGAGCAGGTACGCCAACCGGTGCAGGCCCACGGCCGTCTTGCCCGTGCCCGGAGCCCCCTGCACGCAGATGCTCTGTGCCAGCGGCGCTCGGACCAGCTCGTCCTGCTCGGGCTGGATCGTGGCCACGATGTCGCGCATCGGCCCGGCGCGCGGCCGTTCGATCTCCGCGGCGAGCAGCTGGCTGGCCCCGGTACCGGTGCCGCCGGTGAGCGGCTCGTCCTCGTACGCGGTGAGTCGGGCGGTGTCGGAGAACCCGTACCGGCGGCGCAGCAGCACGCCCTGCGGATCCTGGCGGGTGGCCCGGTAGAACGGCATCGACACCGGCGCGCGCCAGTCGACCACCAGCGGCGTGCCCTCGTCGTCGCGGACCCGTCGCCGGCCGACGTACACCCGGTCGGCGTCGGCGCCCCCGGCCGGGTCGTGGCCGTGGATCGTGCCGGGCTCGTAGTCGAGCCGGCCGAAGAACAACGGCACGTCCGGCAGGTCGACCAGGTCGTGGCCCCGGCGGGCGCGGGCCATCCGGTACATCGTGTTGAACCAGACCTCGTCGGTGCCCGAGACGAACTCCGGGGTCTCCGTGGCCAGCACGTCCGCGCGCATCCGGCCCAGCGCCGCCCGCGCCGCGGCGAGATACTCCGCCTCGCTCTCGAGTTCCGTTATTTCGCCCATGCTGACGCCATCCTTAGCTAGATTGGCGGCCCCGGTACCTCGGTGCTCGTCACCCGGTGCCGGCCGGGCCCAGCGGGGCTCCGACGCCCGGGTTCGACCGACGTCACGAAGTGGACCTGAGGCGGCGGCCGGTCCGGCCGCCAGGGGAAACGCGGACGATACCAGGACGAGCAGACCGCCTCAACCCATTTTCATAGGTACGAAACGTCGCCCAGCACCCCAGCAGCGCCACCGCGAACACCGGCAGCCACGCCAGCCGGGCGAGGATCCAACCGGCCCCCTCGGGGACGGTGTGCAGACCGGTCAGGGGCGCGCCCGCCAGCAGCCCGACGGCCGTGACCGCGATCATCGCCGTCTGGTGCCAGAGGAACACGGTCATCGCCGACAGGTTGACCAGCGCCACGGCCGCCCAGGCCGCCGGGCGGGCCAGCACCCGGCGCAGCGGGCCGAGCAGCAGCAGCGCGCCGCCGCACTGGGCGAGGCCGAACGTGACGGCCGCCAGGGTCGGCGGGTGCAGGTTGGAGATCGCGGCCCCGGGCACCCCGACCATCGACGCGGGGTAGCCGGCCCACAGGACCAGTCCGGCCGTGGTCGACGCGCCGCCGAGCAGCAACGCCCAGCCGGTCGCCCTGGTGCGCAGTCGCCCCCGCGACCAGGCCGCGCCGAGGCAGTACGGCACCAGCCAGGCCGCCGCCACGTTGACCCAGCCCAGCCACGCCGGCCCGTCGAACCCGAACCGGACCACGTCCACGAGGACGACGACGGCGAACGGCCACGCCGGGTGCAACCGGGCCACCAGCGGGGTCAGTGCGGTCAGCCCGGCCAGGACCAGCAGGAACCACAGCGGCGACAGCACCAGCTTGACCAGGGCGTGCACGGTCGACAGCCCCACCCCGGCGGCCAGCATCGCCCCCGTCACCACCGTCCACACCACGAGCACGGCGGCGACGGGGCGGAACAACCGGGCCAGTCGGGCCCGCAGCCAGCGGAGATAGGGCACGCCCCGGGCATGACTGGCCGCGCCGGTCTGCCCGCTCACCAGGAAGAACACCGCGAGGGTCTGGAACAGCCAGGACACCGGGGCCAACTGCGGCAGGTGCCACAGCGGGCTGGACGCGTGCACCGTCCCGCTGTCGACGACCAGGGCGGTCACCAGCCAGTGGCCGAGCACCACCCCGAGAATGGCCAGGGCCCGCAGGGCGTCGACGGCGCGGTCGCGGTCGGGCGGGGTGGCGGCGTCGATCCGCCGGGCGAGGGCCCGCAGCCGGTTCCCGACACGGACCCGGTCCGACGGGGTGGCAGCGCGGGCCGCACTCCCGGAACCGGGCCGGTCCGTTGCGGCCGCGGCGCGCGGGGCGCTCCCGGAGCCGGGCAGGTCGGGCAAGGCAGCGGGGCGCGGAGCGGTCCCGGCCGCGGTGCGGTCGGGGGAGGTGGTCGTGTCACGCATCCTGGCCGCCCGACACGATCCGGG
Proteins encoded in this window:
- a CDS encoding alpha/beta fold hydrolase — encoded protein: MPRVRVNGVSLDHVIEGSGPTVVLVHGSWADRYTWVPVTSLFVGHCRVASYDRRGHSRSERPPGQGSVHEDVADLAALVETLDLAPVFVCGNSFGGLVALRLAHTRPDLVRGVAAHEPPGTGLLAGPDLADATARMSPVRALLEAGEDAAAAELFVEMVALGPGGWALLPPRVRETFVHNAPTHLDELRDPDAFGLDLDALASYTGPVLLSHSDDSPPMFAPILDRIAAALPQSVRHVYAGAGHVPHVTRPEEYARVTLPWVLGSYGRGTA
- the ggt gene encoding gamma-glutamyltransferase translates to MRTVTALALLATAVLAPDPALAAPPGKSPVAVGYGGAVATVDADATRIALDVLRDGGNAVDAAVAAAAALGVTEPFSAGVGGGGFLVYYDARHRTVHTLDGRETAPAATTETAFVNPATGKPYAFDEARVSGLSVGVPGTPQTWETALERWGTTDLDDALLPAARLADRGFVVDQTFADQVAANRAVFAQFDSTSSLYLRGGQPPAVGSVFRNPDLARTYRLLARDGADALYRGALAGDIARAVQHPPLATSPATPWPYPVRPGTLRRSDLDAYAVHQPAPTHVTYRGLDVYGMATPSSGGSTTGEALNILAGSDLAHLPGTLALHRYLEASALAFADRNRYVGDRTARPLLDELLNPDFAAERACRIDPARALPKPVAPGVPDGTYGGCAAAPVGEPNIQDLGTTNLTVADRWGNVVEYTLTIEATGGSGIVVPGRGFLLNNELTDFNFAPTQGGAPDPNLPGPGRRPRSSMAPTIVLSHGRPLLATGSPGGSTIITTVLQVLVNRLDLGMGLPEAIDAPRATQRNTASVQAEPGFPTAGLAALGHVFTANPEIGAATGVEFLRDGRVQAVAERSRRGGGAAAVVRPWPA
- a CDS encoding gamma carbonic anhydrase family protein codes for the protein MTGPLIAAVAGREPAVDPTAFVAPTAVVLGAVTIGPGASVWYGAVLRGDAESITIGADTNIQDNCTVHSDPSFPAVLGDRITVGHNAVLHGCVVEDDVLVGMSATVLNGAHIGEGSLIAAGAVVPQGMVVPAGSLVAGVPAKVKRELTEDERSLIKANGEGYLVLAQAHAAIPTQNHRT
- a CDS encoding hemerythrin domain-containing protein, with amino-acid sequence MDALTAITRDHERLTKLMRCLRDHEAEPVTVMAELRARLSAHTAAEEEQIYGTLLGMDAAEEYAVAHGITEHRDVENRLAAAQAAVGTAGFDTLVAEFVDAVTLHIREEESRILPDLAREVSDERLEHLGVLFEDRRRSELDEAGFGYSAG
- a CDS encoding response regulator, whose amino-acid sequence is MTPIRVLIADDQMMVRQGFTVLLNAEPGIEVVGQAVNGLDAVAQVAELAPDVVLMDIRMPELGGIEATRRITGPAEATVKVLVLTTFDLDEYVYEALRAGASGFLLKDASAAELAQAVRVVAAGDALLAPNITKRLIAEFSRIAGAPRAPLKDRVGDLTERETEVLSLIAQGLSNAEIATGLVVAEQTVKTHVSRILVKLGLRDRTQAAVFAYETGLVRPTGY
- a CDS encoding sensor histidine kinase — encoded protein: MTGEGATETRRLLAALRELPGVLREDLWTTAVDPLPPLRPRWIARLPHVLVVLFAVVAFITEGASLSAHQLGAPDMDTGLLLIGAACVALVVGTVRPAAAWWAVTFTVVIGAWVTESKMPPDTVFPLVMTTEYGHAIGSTNPVFPWTFPALAVHAAVLFLLALRVRPRSAVAALAISVLLGQLCVAFGSPGRNSDVGKAIVVLGAAVVLGTAMRGRRVARGQLLVQAGLTAEERGRRTLLEERSRIARELHDVVAHHMSVISIQAQVTPHLVKDPPQELLDNAAGIRRNAVEALNELRRVLGVLRSEESPAEDAPQPTLDRLDELVRNVRAAGLTVTAVTHGEPRPLSPGVELTAYRIVQEALSNAMRHAPGAPVLVGVTYHPNNLTVWVANTAPDRPAPPSSGAGHGLLGMRERTSMLGGGLTAGPTPDGGYEVTAFLPTRPTPEDTP
- a CDS encoding zinc metalloprotease, giving the protein MRLTHRAARLAAVTSTLVLALGVVSGSVAQARTPSANTACGPSSTLRQRAGTTSTERGQLTPAQAREHEARTAELLATRGVAAHAVAATVTVPTIVHVIMKDTTRAGGNMPDAMITDQITVMNQAFASHGFQFTLTKTTRTVNSRWYDMDKRSAESAAKKALHEGGMGTLNLYVTGLGTNLGYAYLPGTAPSLAYDGVVILNESIPGGTAVNYNEGDSATHETGHWLGLYHTFDGGCAAPGDYVDDTPAEASSASGCPAGRDTCTSTGVDPIHNFMDYSYDPCMYEFTPGQGARMRAQWAAYRA
- a CDS encoding HelD family protein, giving the protein MGEITELESEAEYLAAARAALGRMRADVLATETPEFVSGTDEVWFNTMYRMARARRGHDLVDLPDVPLFFGRLDYEPGTIHGHDPAGGADADRVYVGRRRVRDDEGTPLVVDWRAPVSMPFYRATRQDPQGVLLRRRYGFSDTARLTAYEDEPLTGGTGTGASQLLAAEIERPRAGPMRDIVATIQPEQDELVRAPLAQSICVQGAPGTGKTAVGLHRLAYLLYTEPNRLTGGVTVVGPNRSFLGYIRHVLPALGEVSVVHKTVDELLDRPVTGTDTDGAARLKGDARMAEVLRGALWAHIGEPDEDLVYVHGGTRHRVYRDDLARTVADLRGGTRYGPGRAGLAQRLANLVLKQMERRGASPDDRDLAAVARSKPVRQLLDAVWPKLTPEQVLFGVLTDPGPAAEGLFTAEEQATLRWAKPYRSAKSAKWSAADTVLLDELAGLIDRTASLSHVMVDEAQDLSPMQCRALGRRCVTGSLTVLGDIAQGTSAWAADDWPALLDHFGKPDIRLTALDRGFRVPAQIIEYAARLLPAIAPGLASPVSVRQASGALRVTASTALREDVLRACRDRLADEGSVGLIAADADIAALHEVLLAAGVEAALLGRDEDALESGQLVCVPAGLAKGLEFDSVIVVEPGRIAAAESRGLHRLYVVLTRAVSTLDILHAEPLPAPL
- a CDS encoding acyltransferase family protein, whose protein sequence is MRDTTTSPDRTAAGTAPRPAALPDLPGSGSAPRAAAATDRPGSGSAARAATPSDRVRVGNRLRALARRIDAATPPDRDRAVDALRALAILGVVLGHWLVTALVVDSGTVHASSPLWHLPQLAPVSWLFQTLAVFFLVSGQTGAASHARGVPYLRWLRARLARLFRPVAAVLVVWTVVTGAMLAAGVGLSTVHALVKLVLSPLWFLLVLAGLTALTPLVARLHPAWPFAVVVLVDVVRFGFDGPAWLGWVNVAAAWLVPYCLGAAWSRGRLRTRATGWALLLGGASTTAGLVLWAGYPASMVGVPGAAISNLHPPTLAAVTFGLAQCGGALLLLGPLRRVLARPAAWAAVALVNLSAMTVFLWHQTAMIAVTAVGLLAGAPLTGLHTVPEGAGWILARLAWLPVFAVALLGCWATFRTYENGLRRSARPGIVRVSPGGRTGRRLRSTS